The DNA segment ACTTTCTTAGTATTCagtatatcaaatatatatccGGAATATGGATACCTTTTCAACGGCGGACAAACTGTGTTTGGCGTTGACATCGTTGTTTCTAAACCCTCTGGCACATGGGAAGATGTCTCTTACGAAGAAAATATTCGTGACCCTATTCTTGATTGGAGACTCACCAACTTTTCTATCCGCGATCAAGTCTCTTACACTTCTGATACGTTTTCATCCGGAGGGAGAAACTGGTGACTCTctccacatatatatatatttacaagacacacacacacacatatatatatatatagtatgtaTTAACTTATGTGATGTTAGTATACATATACAATATGTATTATACGTATAAAGTATGTATTAACTTTTGTGATGTATGTGTAGGGTATTGAAAGTGTATCCAAATGGAGTTGGGTCTGCAACGGGTAATTCATTGTCACTATACTTGTTGAGTGCGTCAAACCAGAAGGGTTACGTGAAAGCCAAGTTTAGAGTTATTAACCAGACCCCATCTAACAATGTAGAGAAACAAGGTTAGTGCCTAAGATAAAATACTATATAGGCTTATTTGAAAGATGTTAAACTAACTCTTGATTTGTTCCTACAGTGGGGGGATGGCCCAATGCACAAGAAAATGGATGGGGTTTAGACAAACTTATACCTCTCGCAGATATAAAAAATACGTCCACAGGTTTCCTCGTCAAGGATACCATCAAAATTGAAGTCGAGATCCTGGCCTTCTCTAGAGCCGACGCCGTCTCTAACTAAGGCTTAAGATAATCGTGGCTCGTACTTGTGCTGTTTTTTCCTATCATAACAGATACTTGGTAGTAACTCCAAGTGAATTACTATCACTTTGTTTCACTGTTTTTGTTTCCGTCCAATAATAAAGAGTCcgagcttttctttttttattaataacagGAAAACATATAATGCAGTTATAAAGCAAACCACACAAAAATTAACGTCTTTCACCAAATTACTACGGGTAAAGAGATGTTTTATTAGTggagatgatttcatatttcataGTACAATCAGTAGGATTAAAAGAACATAGGatatataactatattttgCATCCTAAAATCCTCTTTGACAGGATTTCTAGCTGACTAATAATGCTACCGGGTCGCATCATATTAAAAACGCATCAAAAAAATTCTGTGTCAaactttgatcaatcagatatCAAATAACACAACATAAAACAccaaactatatacatatatatatatatgattaaagAAAAGCAGCAACATATATAGCTTGAAGGAGATGATAGGAGGGAACTTGGTTTTGATGTATCTTACATAGcccaattatttatttatgtgttttaaatttttaagcaTGCCATACAATCAGTTTTTCTTGGCCATGAACAAGCCCCACTTCTGTTCACCACTTGAGCTCCTGAGTAGCTTTGAGTTCCACCCACCTACGATATCCTCGTAGTCTTCCTTAGAGAAGTCACTAATGAAGTcatccttctccttctccactGCGTCCAGTTCCCGTTTCAGGACTTTCATGAACTGATAAAACCAAACAGAAACATTAATAGTTTCAAGTACTTTGGCTTTTAAGCATGTGGGTCATTTTAAGTTGTTTATGTAGAGAAACGTTTCTTACCTGATCGGTTCTATCCTCTGCGATTACCTCATCGAATCCAGCATCTTTCAGCATCTGTCGAGCCAAGTAAGGTTTAGGCgagttttgtgattttttaaagtagaagagaggagagaggatgTATCTCTGTATACCTGACCGTATGCTTGTACATCATGGAGATCATAACCTCGTTGCTTGATGTAGTTTGCAAAATCTGGAGATGGTGTTTTGGGGCTTCTGCAGTAATCAGTAATGAGAACTTTCCCTCCAGGTTTCAACCATTTGTAGAATGTTCTGAACAACGCTGGCTTGTCCTGAGAGTAACACCAGCGATTACAAGTTAAAGCCACAACAAGAAAGTCATCTCTGGAAACTAAGCTAAACAAAGGGGAAGCTTATACTTGGATATGCAGAATGGTGTCTCTGCTGTAAATAACATCAAAGGTGTTATCAGGATACTCCTTCTTGGTGCAATCAGCTACTTCGAACTCCACAGAGCATTTGAGTCCTATGGCGTGTTCGAGGGCGAAAGAGATCATGTTTACAGATAGATCAATGCCTACAACATCCACGTCAAAGTTCTCAGCCATGTAGAAGTCCCCTCCTCCTATTCCACATCCAACATCTAGAACTTTCTGGCCCGGCTTCAGATCCAGCTTAGCCACAAACTCCTTTGTCGTCTCTATTATCAAAGGTcaacacaaaaagaaacataGTATAATAAGAAGGAAAGATAGCTTCAAGATACAGAAGCAAAGTTGATAAAAAACCGATGAGTAAGGAGCATACCGAGTCCCCCTGTGCTCACAAAGCCTTGTCCAAAGACACGCTCATAGCGTAAGATACCACTAGACTTATACTGGACATTGTCCAAGAAGCGTTGGAAGCCCCTATCATTATCCGAACTGACTTTCTTCTGCCAAAGCCAGCAGATCTGAAATTtgtgaaaaattataatatatgaatCCCATACCAGCAAAAGGGTGGCTAAATAAATATACGAAGAagcctttttttttatgaagaagCTTATTTATTACCTGGTTCTGGTTCTTTTTGTTCCTCACATAAGCTCCAACGCATTTACAGCTAACCAAAGAGAATTCGTACGAGTTCCCAACATCGTCATTCATATGGCATTCTTTGAAAAGCTGAAAGGAATTTATGGAGCaggattttcaaaatttaaattctcTAAAAAAGGGAAGAACAGAGGGATATAGAGGTATAGCATGCAAACCTTTGTGTAAAACTTGGGTTCACGGTAGTGTGTTGGGTTGTACTTCCGCTTGTTGTCACCAGACTGATGAAAGCATGACTCCCTAAAGAAAATATACCCGCCAACCTTTGTCCATTGTAACATCTTTTTCGCCAAATCTTCAACCTGCAAAttgaataaaagaaaaagaaactttaGCTTTGTCAAGTGACGATTAAAATCACTCTTGATACAGCGAAGTTTAACATTGACAGGTTATCAATCTATATTGATTGACGGACTCCATTATGTTGTAAAAAGTTCTTGgtgaaaaaataatatgaataaaGACTTTATAGAGAAAGATTAGCTTTTTAGGCCAAGAGGTTGATATCGAACCTCAAATCAACTTAATAGTCATGATATATTTCATTATAGTTTGATTCAGCACCAGAAATGGCTTAGAACCAATAGTTCATTATCTAATGAATTTTTTCTGTCTTTAGCACATGGTAGGCAGCTGAGTCAAGCTCATATGCTTTAGCGGTGTAGCTTTGTCATTTGGAAGGCCAAGAAATATTAGCAACTACTTTCGTACGGTGATCTTTGCATAGCACAATAGTCCCAAAATGCGTTTCTTTGCATTATTACACATATATAGTCCAAGTGTGTACTGTTCTAAAGTGGTTCCCGCGGTAATAATTTATCAGTTAACTGGTTACCTCTTTATCAGAGAGATACATGAGCAGCCAGTTAGAGAAGATCAGATCCATAGACTCGTTTGAGAATTTCATATCCGGGGATGTGACATCAGCGCACATAAATTTGACGTTCTTGTAGTGCCCATTAATGTTTTCATTCTGCAGAGAAGACTCTCATGAGGGAACTGTAAGTAGCTAGAAAGAACAAGCATGGGAGTGAACTAACCTTTTTAATAACACTTTCAATGAAATCAACTGCAATGACCTGGCCGGCCTTCTGAGCTAATTCACTAGTGAAACGACCAATGCCAGCGCCAAACTCGAGCACTGTTTCCCCTTCAATCGGTGGAAGAAGCGAGAGTATCTGGCACATACACACATTGAAGCCTTACAATATTTCATCAAATGGCAAAAGGAcagcaaagaacaaagaaactGCCATGTCAAAGTAAGTAAAGATACATTTTGCTCAGGCTTGGGCTAGGATCGGTCGGTTTTGTGGATCTGTTCTTTTGGGTAAAGATATAGATtcataaactttatatttgattCCGGTCAGTTATACTCAGTTTCGAatcggtttggttttttttttttttaaactttttaaaattggattctttttttttctcaataacaattaaaacaaaaaaaattgaacttcAGATAATTTCATTCTACTTAATTTCACAAAGTGATAAACTTTACAATTAGAAAACCTTTATAACTAAATCATtaataaaaacagagaaaattaaACACATAAAGTTATAGTCATATATGCATTAGGGTTTTTACATTGGGTTCTGATCGGTTTAGTTGTCTATTCGAATCCAGATCTATTCAGATCGGTTCTACCAGACAAAAATCTTTTGGATAAAGTAGTTTTGAACTCATATA comes from the Brassica napus cultivar Da-Ae chromosome A7, Da-Ae, whole genome shotgun sequence genome and includes:
- the LOC111199272 gene encoding phosphoethanolamine N-methyltransferase 3 isoform X1, producing the protein MAHIHTNGNISPSFPNSYSGEEREIQKNYWKEHSVGLSVEAMMLDSKAADLDKEERPEILSLLPPIEGETVLEFGAGIGRFTSELAQKAGQVIAVDFIESVIKKNENINGHYKNVKFMCADVTSPDMKFSNESMDLIFSNWLLMYLSDKEVEDLAKKMLQWTKVGGYIFFRESCFHQSGDNKRKYNPTHYREPKFYTKLFKECHMNDDVGNSYEFSLVSCKCVGAYVRNKKNQNQICWLWQKKVSSDNDRGFQRFLDNVQYKSSGILRYERVFGQGFVSTGGLETTKEFVAKLDLKPGQKVLDVGCGIGGGDFYMAENFDVDVVGIDLSVNMISFALEHAIGLKCSVEFEVADCTKKEYPDNTFDVIYSRDTILHIQDKPALFRTFYKWLKPGGKVLITDYCRSPKTPSPDFANYIKQRGYDLHDVQAYGQMLKDAGFDEVIAEDRTDQFMKVLKRELDAVEKEKDDFISDFSKEDYEDIVGGWNSKLLRSSSGEQKWGLFMAKKN
- the LOC111199272 gene encoding phosphoethanolamine N-methyltransferase 3 isoform X2 gives rise to the protein MAHIHTNGNISPSFPNSYSGEEREIQKNYWKEHSVGLSVEAMMLDSKAADLDKEERPEILSLLPPIEGETVLEFGAGIGRFTSELAQKAGQVIAVDFIESVIKKNENINGHYKNVKFMCADVTSPDMKFSNESMDLIFSNWLLMYLSDKEVEDLAKKMLQWTKVGGYIFFRESCFHQSGDNKRKYNPTHYREPKFYTKLFKECHMNDDVGNSYEFSLVSCKCVGAYVRNKKNQNQICWLWQKKVSSDNDRGFQRFLDNVQYKSSGILRYERVFGQGFVSTGGLETTKEFVAKLDLKPGQKVLDVGCGIGGGDFYMAENFDVDVVGIDLSVNMISFALEHAIGLKCSVEFEVADCTKKEYPDNTFDVIYSRDTILHIQDKPALFRTFYKWMKPGGKVLITDYCRSPKTPSLDFANYIKQRGYDLHDVQAYGQVYRDTSSLLSSTLKNHKTRLNLTWLDRCWIR